One window of Perca fluviatilis chromosome 12, GENO_Pfluv_1.0, whole genome shotgun sequence genomic DNA carries:
- the gcgb gene encoding glucagon b — translation MKSAHSLAGVLLLIMIQSSWQMPDQDTDQNPILLAENSMMAEPIELPNMKRHSEGTFSNDYSKYLETRRAQDFVQWLKNSKRNGSLFRRHADGTYTSDVSSYLQDLAAKEFVSWLKTGRGRRE, via the exons ATGAAAAGCGCTCACTCTTTGGCTGGAGTCCTGCTCCTCATCATGATCCAAAGCAGCTGGCAAATGCCTGACCAGGACACAGACCAAAACCCCAT TTTATTGGCGGAAAACTCCATGATGGCCGAACCCATTGAGCTCCCAAACATGAAGAGACATTCAGAGGGAACATTTTCCAATGACTACAGCAAATATCTGGAGACGAGAAGAGCACAAGACTTTGTTCAGTGGCTAAAGAACTCAAAAAGGAATGG GAGCCTATTTAGACGCCATGCAGACGGCACCTACACCAGTGACGTGAGCTCCTACCTGCAGGACCTGGCAGCCAAGGAGTTTGTGTCCTGGCTGAAGACTGGCCGAGGCAGAAGAGAGTAA